Proteins from a genomic interval of Poecile atricapillus isolate bPoeAtr1 chromosome 1, bPoeAtr1.hap1, whole genome shotgun sequence:
- the LIN52 gene encoding protein lin-52 homolog isoform X1 — MAAPADGADLEASLLSFEKLDRASPDLWPEQLPGVAEFAASFKSPITSSPPKWMAELENDDIDMLKELGSLTTANLMEKVRGLQNLAYQLGLDEYTVTIIPVPLCLKCFPVNFGFWQERRENFLPQYGLLDLFVEQQLIPVKNLTGV; from the exons ATGGCGGCTCCCGCGGACG GCGCCGACCTGGAGGCCTCGCTGCTGAGCTTCGAGAAGCTGGACCGCGCCTCCCCGGACCTGTGGCCCGAGCAGC TGCCCGGGGTTGCCGAGTTCGCCGCCTCCTTCAAAAGC ccCATTACAAGTTCTCCTCCCAAGTGGATGGCTGAATTAGAAAATGATGATATTGATATGTTGAAGG AGTTGGGGAGCCTCACTACAGCTAACCTGATGGAAAAGGTTCGTGGCCTGCAGAACCTGGCTTATCAGCTGGGACTGGATGAAT ATACTGTAACGATTATCCCTGTGCCTCTCTGtctgaaatgttttcctgtaaATTTTGGCTTCTGGCAGGAGCGAAGAGAGAATTTTCTTCCACAGTATGGGTTGCTGGACCTATTTGTAGAGCAGCAGCTGATCCCAGTGAAAAATCTCACTGGAGTGTGA
- the ALDH6A1 gene encoding methylmalonate-semialdehyde dehydrogenase [acylating], mitochondrial, whose amino-acid sequence MAAAAARGVWGGRRRVALRLPRRTGAPWITSVAASFSSSVPTTKLFIDGKFIESKTTEWIDIHNPATNQVVGRVPKATASEMEAAVASCKKAFWNWSETSVLSRQQIFLRYQQLIKENLKEISKLITFEQGKTLADAEGDVFRGLQVVEHACSVTSLILGETMPSITKDMDTYTYRLPLGVCAGIAPFNFPAMIPLWMFPMAMVCGNTFLMKPSERVPGALMFLAKLFQDAGAPDGTLNIIHGQHEAVNFICDHPDIRAISFVGSNQAGEYIYERGSRNGKRVQANMGAKNHGVVMPDANKENTLNQLVGAAFGAAGQRCMALSTAILVGEAQKWLPELVDRAKNLRVNAGDQPGADLGPLISPQAKERVCSLIEKGVKEGASLLLDGRNVKVKGYENGNFVGPTILAKVKPNMTCYKEEIFGPVLVVLEADTLDDAIEMVNNNPYGNGTAIFTTNGATARKYSHLVDVGQVGVNVPIPVPLPMFSFTGSRASFRGDTNFYGKQGVQFYTQLKTIISQWKEEDATIAKPAVVMPTMGN is encoded by the exons atggcggcggcggcggcgcgcggAGTGTGGGGCGGGCGGCGCCGCGTGGCGCTGAGG CTGCCGCGGAGAACCGGTGCCCCCTGGATCACCTCAGTCGCCGCGTCCTTCTCTTCCTCGGTG CCGACAACCAAACTCTTCATTGATGGGAAGTTTATTGAGTCCAAAACTACTGAATGGATTGATATCCACAACCCG gCCACAAATCAGGTGGTTGGCCGTGTACCAAAAGCCACAGCCAGTGAGATGGAGGCAGCTGTGGCTTCTTGCAAAAAGGCTTTTTGGAACTGGTCAGAAACATCTGTTTTGAGTCGCCAGCAAATCTTTTTGCGTTATCAACAACTCATCAAAGAAAATCTG AAAGAAATTTCCAAACTCATCACCTTTGAGCAAGGGAAGACCCTGGCTGATGCTGAGGGAGATGTTTTCCGAGGCCTCC AGGTGGTTGAACATGCTTGCAGTGTGACATCCCTCATCCTTGGAGAGACCATGCCCTCCATCACTAAAGACATGGACACTTACACCTACCGCCTGCCTCTGGGTGTGTGTGCCGGGATTGCACCATTCAACTTCCCAGCCATGATTCCTCTTTGGATGTTCCCCATGGCTATGGTTTGTGGAAACACCTTCTTGATGAAACCATCTGAGCGTGTACCAGGAGCACTAATGTTCCTTGCCAAGCTGTTTCAGGATGCTGGTGCCCCTGATGGGACCCTGAATATTATCCATGGACAACATGAAG CTGTGAATTTCATTTGTGACCATCCGGATATCAGAGCAATCAGCTTTGTGGGATCTAATCAGGCTGGCGAGTACATCTATGAGAGAGGATCCCGGAATGGCAAGAGAGTCCAGGCCAACATG GGAGCCAAGAACCATGGTGTGGTGATGCCTGATGCCAATAAAGAGAACACCTTGAACCAGCTGGttggagctgcttttggagCAGCTGGCCAACGCTGTATGGCCCTGTCTACAGCAATTCTAGTAGGAGAAGCTCAGAAATGGCTGCCAGAGCTTGTGGACAGAGCCAAAAATCTACGAGTAAATGCAG GAGACCAGCCTGGAGCAGATCTTGGGCCTCTAATCAGTCCCCAAGCAAAGGAACGGGTTTGCAGTCTGATTGAGAAAGGAGTAAAAGAGGGTGCCAGCCTTCTTCTGGATGGACGTAATGTCAAAGTGAAGGGTTATGAAAATGGCAACTTTGTTGGACCAACGATCCTTGCCAAAGTCAAG CCAAACATGACTTGCTACAAGGAGGAAATCTTTGGGCCTGTCCTAGTGGTGCTGGAAGCAGACACTTTGGATGATGCCATTGAGATGGTGAACAATAACCCCTATGGGAATGGAACTGCAATCTTCACCACCAATGGAGCCACAGCTCGGAAGTATTCTCACTTAGTGGATGTGGGGCAG GTGGGTGTCAACGTTCCAATCCCAGTACCTCTGCCCATGTTTTCTTTCACTGGCTCTCGTGCTTCTTTCAGAGGAGACACCAATTTCTATGGCAAACAG